AATAGTTCTCCTGCTACTCTGTTCATATTAAATTCGTCTTAATTTGTGCATTGCCAATGTTTTTATATCCCTGTGTTGTTGCTGTTTTTGTATCTCCACCTACACATTATTTTTGGTCCTGTAGTGGCATCCTCCCTTTGCCTAACCTTCTGCTGTTGCGGTACAATTGTGCCGCTCCGCCTTCACTCAGCTGTCAATTCATCTAACTGCTGGTCCTTTTTACTCCGCTTCCTACCTTTTATTTCAGATTCGACGAAACACACACACAGCCTGTTCgtgaggccgtatcgtatcgtagattatttactgctggctgatttggtgtaagagaaaaacactgttcccggctggaaatttacgatcatttacgagcaagcgaacaggctgtatgttACGCACACGCAAGAGAGAGGGAGAATTTTTTTTTACACTTTttgtaaattaattttaaatctaatactgttttatttttttttccaaaactaacatttttgccCGCGCCTATTTCCCTGGCACGGCGAAACGtctgtgccacgccatgcatggtggcgcggcgagagggatgaTGTGGCGACGACTGaggcgctgaccggtgatgtggcggggtctgccgcgccaccgatcttagcGCGGCAGTCCTAGGTAAATATCGCCCGCGAGCCGCCCTCCCTCTGTCTGCCTGCCCGCCGCCGCGCCACACCCGTCGCGCCACGAACGTCGCCCGCCCGCTGCGCCCACCTTGCCcacacgccaccaccaccacgacgccCAGAACCATACCGCGACTCTACATCCGACGATAGTGTGCCTGCATCCAGCAGACGAAGGTCATCGCGGCCCTAGGTGCATCTTCAAACGAGTAAGATTGATTAAAGTCCTAATTAAGTGCTAATTTCGGTTTAGGCGTTCCTTTAATTAGGTTAATTAAGATCTTGTCTAAGTATAAGTTCTAACAATTGGTATCTGAGAAGCCGCTTAGCCTAATTcttgaaccctaagacctaattaGTATTTGGTTAAGATCTAAATAGCCTCGGATTTGTTTGATTCAAAGTTCTTTAAGCCAAATCAGAATATAGGGTTTCGCTTAAGGACCGAGAAGGAGGGGAGTCGAATCAACTTCAACACTAAGCCCCAGTTTTTGCCCAAATCCGAGCCCTAGGAATGCAAATTACCCAAATCCGATAACAATCCCCAACCCTAAGATCAGTAAGACGCTTTTCACTTACCTTAAGAACTAAGATGACGCCGTCGGGCTCCTTCATGAGTTCGTCAGCGGCCACAAAAGGGAGCCACGCCGCCGCCCTGCTATGTGCGCGCGTGGTCTCCGCCCCAAAGTGAGCAGATCACCGTTGGGGCATCAAGAAGCCATGCCTCCGCCCTATTCTTTGGCGCCCGCACGCGCCGGCTGTGCCACGAACGGCGGCGCGCCACGGCCGTGAAATGTTCCCAGTACTGTGAGGAAATAGTTTACTATGCCAAGCCCACGCCTTTCTGAGTTCTTTAATACCACCATAGAGGTCAACAAACTGTGAGCAGGAAAACAAATGAGTCATGCATATATCGAATTAGTACATTGCACGCGTCCTTGCAATGCATTGCAAGAGGATTAAGAATTATGATTAGGCTAAACAATAAGGATTATATAAAGTTTAGTAATAGATCCACGTCATGGCACAGGGTGGCAGTTCGGAGATAACATGGTACTTGATAGGCATTTGTATCTGCTTAGGATCATGGACGTACACATAAAGACTATGTGGCAAAGCACCATAGTCTATAGAAAACCAAACATCTGTGGTAACAGATTCAGTTGGGCAGGCACTGCAGTAGCGTTTATGGTGCATATGCAAAAGGCAGCAATACATCTAAGAACTGTGGGTTCTTCATACAGCATATAAGTTTTTAAAGTCTTTATGCAGATAGATtaccgtcctgttcgtttgggtttgtttggcttataagccatggttgaaaatactgttggctagtttggtgtgagaaaaaaatattgttcattggttgataagccatggcttataagccaaatacgacccagCGAACAGGCTATACATCGTCCAGGCAACCTATGTTGCAGTTTGCATAGTCCATAGACAAAAGGAACTTGGCCTGCAGATGTTTAGAACCTGGAATGCAAAAGTGGGGTGTGAGTTAGATTGTATAGTGTGAGGCAGTATAAATCTgcatagaaagaaagaaagaaaaaaaacattttaTCGGCACGAAGTTTGTTCACCTTTTCATCGTCAGTTTCACTGTGAAATAACCTTTTCTGCACAAAGGATTTCCTGGTATTTTTTGGCAACCTAACTTTTTGGCAGAGACATAATATTAAAAGGAAGTATGTTAGGAGACATATTGTCTGTAACGGCATAGAACACTATATATGTATACTTTAATTATATATTATTTACTTAGGTGGGTTGTGACGGGTGGGGGTTTCATCAGTATCTAGGTGTCGTGGTGGCTGCATAAATAAGAGAATGATTGAAATATAAGTCTCTCTCTCtcgaatttttttaatattttttgtaaactaattttaaatctaacactgttttatttatttatttccaaaactaacacttttggcctcgtctatttccctggcgcggcaaaatgcctgtgccgcgccatgcatggtggcgcggcgaggggggTGACGTGACGATGACCGggacgctgaccggtgacgtggcaggttcTGCCATGCCAAGGCCCACGGCGCGGCACTGACGCACCAAGGCCCACGGCGCGGTAGGACCTGGACACAGACAGAAGCCGATCAGCCTCAATTGGAATTGAACGGGAGCTGATGTCGGTGTTGTAAACAACTATGAGTGCTGCCGcaacgcattgaaacgaatatgaagcaaataaatagagttcgtgcgcaagttgacaagttgccacataatattttcattggttcgacataagttcgacataaccaatTAAGTCTAcaagtttcggacgacaatattcgttcgacataagttcgacataaccaactaagtctcatgagtgtaaggatccctcggacgcctctgtctctttagatttgtaggcaacacattgagagtgtagccaacgtcggtgcagtggcggaggcacaaggtaTGCACTGGCATACCCTGCGACACCGATGaatatactattatatatacGTATTTGCATTTGTATTTAtgtaaaaggaaaaagaaaaaaaaaacttacctgAACGGCTGGAATGCATCACTCGACCACGAAAGCCCACTTGAGGCAGAGGCAGCCCACGCGGCCCACGCATCCATGCAAACCGTGCTGGGCTACTGGCTGCTACGGTAGGTGCTAGTAGAATAGAACATATTCCACTTGAGGCTAGAATGCATTATGTCACGGACGAGCGGAGCCAGAGACGCATAACTTCCCCTAATCTAATCTCGATAGCAGGCGACGGACGAGCGGAGCCAGAGACGCGGTCACGACGCCGGTGCCGCCGGACACCCTGACGACAGAGTCACACAGACGCGGACACGCGGTGAGTACGACTACGCCACACTTTTCCAGTTCCTGATCTAATCTCTTGTGTTATTTGCTAACATTACAATAATATATTGTTTCATTATTTAGCATCGTGTTTTTCTAATATTCGTGCAGTTACGAAGAGAACCTCCGACCTCGTGTCCTGTTTGGCTTACGCGCTGTCCTACGGGCTACGGCGGCACCGGCCACCGGCGGCATCTAGGCGAATTAGTGATCACAATTGTTCTGGTGAGATTCAATCTTTGTTCTTCggctttttaaaaaaattcatgtgtactTTAATTGCTAATTGCTTAGCGCTAAAATTATAGAATCATCTATCACGCGGCGAGGTGGAGGATTTTTCTCAACATCAGAGTCGATCTTAATTGATCTTTTGTTCAGTACTCATATCATATGAGTGATCCATAATCGCATCTGAGAGTTCAATCGTGCAagcgcaatttatttaattatttggcaTTGTGTTCTTTGTAATAGTTATGTAGTTATGAAGAGAAACGGGGACATTGCATCTCTTTTCAGAAGCTTGCAGCAAAGAAGAAGACTGCGGCAGCTGCTGCTACTTCTAATCCTGATCCGATTGAACCTGTGGTGGAAGAGCAGATTCATGAGAGAGTAGTTGAGGAAATTAGTAAATCCTATGCCACCGCCACAACCGTCTTCACTGCCACTGAGTTTATGACACCAATCGCCTTCCACATGATCTAGGTGAAAGACATCCTATTCTAAAATATCCTGTTAATGATCAAGATGTAATTCGAAGAGCATATATTATTAAAGGTCCATTCAAACCTTTTGCACATGATTTTCCAAAAAGAAATATTTCAGATAGGGATCGGGGATTCAACTATTGTTGGATGTATAATAATGATTGGCTTGAGTATAGTATTAAGAAGGATGCTGTGTTTTGCTTCATATGCTATTTGTTCAAGAAGGGTACTAGGTCAGACACATTTACTGTTGATAGCTGAAAGAATTGGAATATAGGAGAGAAAGCACTTCGTAAACATATGGGTTCTAAGGCACATATTGGCTCTCAATAGAGATACATTGGCTTTACAAATCCCAAGGtagcaattgattataatattgagaAGTGGAGTGATAAGGATCTTCATCTTTATAAGAAAAGGTTGACTTATTCACTTAGgtgtatcaagtttcttttgcatcaaggGTTGGCGTTTCGTCGACATGATGAAAAGTGAAGAATCTGGCAACAGAGGGaacttcattgaacttttgaaatttcttgctAGGAAATAGTGAAGAAGTGAAGAAGTATGTTTTGGACAATGCTCCAGGTAACTGTACCTTAACTAGCCCAGACATACAAAAGCAAattattcactgttgtgccctagaaactagaaagaaaataattgaagaactTGGTAATGAGCTCTATGCAATTTTAGCTGATGAGTCTAGTGAAatatcacataaagaacaactagctcttTGCTTACGTTATATTGATAAATTGGGAAGGCCATGCGAGCATTTTATTGGAGTTattcatgtagatgatactacctcTTTATCACTTAAGGATGCAATTGAAGCTTTACTTATTAGTCATGGCTTGACTATGACTCAAATCCGTGGTCAAGGATATGATGGGGCtagcaatatgaaaggagatattaaaggGTTGAAAACATTGATCATGCAAGAATCACCTTCTGCTTATTATATTCATTGTTTTACTCATCAACTCCAATTGGTTCTTGTTGCTGTTGCCAAGGGAAATACTAATTGCAAGACTTTTTTTTTGATCAAATATCTATCTTGTTGAATATTGTTGGAGTTTCCTATAAACGTCATGACATGCTTAGAAATGCTAGGCTTGAGAATGTCAAGAAAGCACTTGACTATGGTGAAATTGAATCTGGAACTGGATTACATCAAGAGATGGGTTTACCTAGGCTTAGAGATACCCGATGGGGATCTCATTACAAAACTGTATGCAGCATCATTACTATGTATGAAGCAATCCATGATGAACTGGTTGATCTTGGGGATGATCCTGCATATAAGGATGATTGGACTAAAATACATTTTGTGACCGGAGCGTTTGAGAAttttgagtttgttttctttgcACACTTAATGTATATTATTCTTGGATATACAAATGAGTTATCTGAGTGTTTGCAAAGAAGGGACCAAGATATTTTTAATGCAATAtcacttgttaatgtggcaaagaAAAGAATGCAAAAATTGAGGTCTGATGGTTGGGATAATTTTCTTGAGAAGGTCACTTCATTTTGCGAtaaacatggtgttgaagttcATGCTATGGATGGTTATTATGTTCCTTATGGAAAATCAGCAAGGAAAGCTCGTGCCCAAAAGCAAACCAATGATGACCACTTTAGAAGAGAAGTATAtattggtgtcattgatcaaataAGTCAAGAACTTGATAATCGATTTGATGAGATTAATATGGAGTTGTTGTCTTGTATGTCGGCCTTCAGTCCTTCCAAGTCATTTGCTTCTTTTGATGCACAGAAGCTACGTAGACTAGCCGAGTTCTATCCAAAGGAGTTCtcaaataataatttgctcaaacttgagttgtagctagataattatattgatgacatgagacatgatgatagcttcaaaggtctagacaatattgttgatctctcagttaagcttgttgaaacaaagaggcACAAAGCGTACAATATGGTTTATGAGCTCCTCAAATTGATATTGCTTCTACCTGTGGCAACGGCaagtgttgaaagggtattttctgcaaTAGTTTTTGTGAAAACAAAGTTAAGAAATAAGATGGGAGATAGTCTTCTGGATGACTATCTAGTCACTTTCattgagcgggatattttctttaaagttgatgaagatgatataataaATACATTTATGTCCCTTCGAAAGCGTCGAATAAAATAGTCACAAAAATAACATTGTAAGTCTCTGATTCTCTTTTATGCcttatttcaattattgatatggcttttgaactatttatactatACTTAGTGGATGATTTGAACTTAATCCATGAATTTAAACCTTATTGTGTTATTTAGTGCATATATATCGAATCATGTTGTCAATTTTACAATTATTACCGAATTGCTGAAATAAATTTACCGAATTGTATATGAAAAATTTTTGGCGGCATACCCtaaaacaaaatcctagattcACCACTGCGTCGGTGTGGTCTTATTGCCGGTGTGTGCAACTCGTACCCTGCaaatatatgatatgcacgattacttataatctttatgatcgttagttcgtGGAGCCTACgaatttaaagaaactacctttgttactacctgtgaggctccttgggtatgaagcggggcaccacctaagTGAGACATGTCGATCACGTCCTGTTGTCAAGagtcccactggtggtgctgttATATTGATTTCCTTTCGGACTCTCATTTGCAGAATACATAATGAGCCAATTGCAACTACATTCTTGTTTTGAGTGCATTCGTAAATATACGATGTACATGACAGAAATGTGGTATTCTAAAATGATTTTGACTAAATGTGCTAAGTTATTGGATGGAGTTGGTCGATAAGATCCCTGATAACCCAAAAAGGGTCGTATTTGAGAGAGCACACAACAGAGGTCGGTAAATGTTAAAACTTTTTGTGCCTTTTTCATGTGTTGGACCTGCCTTGCCCTTTTGGTTTTTGTTAATCTGTTGATCTGTTGATTCTCTTTTTAGGTTCGAGGTTCCACTGCGTCAAGACAAGAGGTTGTCATCTGCATCGGGTAGAAACTTCTACATCGGATCCAAGGAAGAGAGGTGCTCAGGGGGTAGCTGTACGCCAATTAGGAGGAAGGCTGCACGGATGAATTCTCCAACAACACATGAGTATTTGCTGACCGGGGTAGACATAGAGGTATTCTTCCTTTAACGGACTCATCTTTCTGAATATAAAAAACTATTAAATATGGAACTCTAAAATGGTGGTTTCTTGCCACAGGTGGGACAATCTGTTCCTCAGCCAGAGGTAATTGACatcattgattttttttcttactTATTGTTTCGTTTATGTTAACTAGCTACCTTTTTTTAGATGAAAGGTTTCCCCTGCTTTATTTGCATAAAGCACTCAACAGCGTTCAGCACAGCGTACCAGGCGCGCCCGCCAGAGTTTACAGTTCAAAGCACAACGAACAAGCCTAATGGCCAAAACGTCATAGACGAGCACCCAAATAACACTTGCACTGATTATTACACATCTTTTCTTGCGTCTCCTCATACTGAATCACAGCTATGGAGCCCAGAGCCAAAGATTGCAATGCCAATGTCTCCAACCTTGATCTCCTTCCCCCATCCCAACAGTTTCCTGGTGGCTGGCTCGCTTTGCTCTCCAGATCCAGCCTCACTGAGTCCACCATGGTTTCTAGGTCCGCTGCCACCTCCTCCTTCCAATCGATCTGTGCTGGGCGCCTTGACAATTCTTCCATCCTGATTATTCTGTCCTCCAGCAACACTCCAGTGTCCTGCTTGAACATTGGAAGCCAGTCTCTTAGCATCTTTGCGATCCTGATCAGCACCATCTTTGTACCTAGCCAAAACACCCCCTAAAAGCAAATTTCATTTCTTAACTTCCATAAGGACCACAAAACAGCAGATGAAATCACATTAGTAACCACATGTTTCTTATTCGCAACCCACAACTTAGCTACAGACTCATAATCAGCACCGATATTCTCCCCTAACACCTCAGCAACCAAACTCCACACACTCATAGCTACACAGCATTCAAAGAATAAATGTCGAATGGATTCCTGTTCACTACAAAAAAGGCAAGTGGGATCCGAAACATCCCTTCTTTTTTGCAAGTTGTCCCTCGTAAGAATTCTGTTATGCGAGAGCAACCACAGAAAGAACTGTACTCTAGGTGAAATCACAAGCTTCCATATGGCGTGAATATAAACCGGAAACACACCTCTACAATTAATCCTAGCATACAAGGATTGGACAGTGTaagcgccgtttccgtttaatcacccgtgtaccccgtttaattgaccgtttagcccgtttaatgggacgttttgcccgaataatgactaaacggtaggtgaccgactgtttaccatttagcgtttaggaaaacactaggTATAGCTCCACACTATCTGATCCTCATCATCGTTGAGGATGGTATCCTCTATCACACCACAGAGTTCCCACCACATGTTCATAAGAGCCTCAGAAACATTCCTTCTAACAGTGAGCATAAGCTCATGCCCATCCTAGACCTGGCTTATCGCCTTACCATGCTGTTCATTAATGACACACAACAGCCAGAACATAATGACCAAACTTGTATTTCCTACCCATTGATCTTCCCAAAACCTTACCTTTCTCCCATTCCCTACTACCCATCTGACACCCATATGAGCTGCTTGGGCTGCCCAGAGGACCCCTTTCCAAAAAGGGGAAAATCCAAGATTTGGGCAGCAAAAAATGTTCGGATCAGTGGTATTATACTTAAAATCTACAATTTTAACCCAAATAGCGTTCTTATGCAGATGGTATCTAAAGATCCACGAAGCTAACAAAGCTAAATTTAAGCTCCTCAGATCTGGGATACCTAGCCCTCCTCCTTCTTTCTTTTGAGCCACTAACTGCCAGCTGGCTAGGTGATACTTATGCCTGTCTTCAAAGTTATTCCACAGAAAATGTCCCATATGAGAGTTTATCATTTTGATAGCCCACTTAGGGAACTTTATAATGGACAGCAAGTAAATTGGAATACTAGCCAGACAAGCTTTTAGCAAAACAATCCTCCCAGCATAAGACAGAAGCCTACCCCTCCAACCAGCTATCCTTTTGATAATTTTATCTACCATAGGTTGTAGGTCTTTCCTTGTAAGCTTACTATAATGAAGGGGAACTCCCAGGTACTTAATAGGAAATTCACCTTTTTTGCAACAGAAAAGTCTAGCAAACTTATCAGCCTGATCCTCTTCTAAACCCACCATCAACAAATCACTCTTATCATAATTAATCTTCATGCCTGACATTTGCTCAAAGCAAACTAGAAGCCATTTTAAATTACAAGCTTTCTCTAGATTATTTTCTAAGAAAAGCAGTGTATCATCAGCATATTGCAAGCTGATGATACCACCCTCTACCACTTGTGGTAATAACCCAGTAACAAGTTCATGCCTAGCTGCTTTCATAAGCATTCTAGAAAAAACGTCAGCTACTAAGTTGAAAAGCAGAGGGGATAAAGGGTCTCCCTGCCTCAGACCCTTCCCAGACTTAAAAAAGATACTATTCTCATCATTAATACGAATACAAATAGAACCTCCTCTAACAACCTGTCTAAGCCAGCCTCTCAATCTTCCACCAAAACCCCTAGTCTCAAGCATCTCCTCAAGGAAAGACCAGCTGACCCTATCATATGCTTTTTCATAATCTAGTTTCAACACCACACCTTCCTGTTTTCTTTTATGGACCTCATGAATAATTTCATGGGCAGCCACAACACTCTCCAAAAATAAACCTTCCTTTAATGAAGGCTGTTTGGTTAGTCGCCACTAGCCTATCCGCTACTCTCACCATTCTATTATTCAATAATTTGGAGAAAATTTTAAAACTACAGTTTATTAGGCTAATCGGCCTGAATTTCTTCAGCACCTTAGCCTCAGGTTCTTTAGGGATCAACGTTATCATGGCGTAATTCAACCTGTCAAGATTTAGATCCCCTTGTTCAAACACTCTTATAAGCTTCATAAGATCCACCTTAATCAGATCCCAAAAGACTTGataaaaaaggaaagagaatCCATCAGGGCTTGGGGCTCCTTCAGCATAAGAGCTAAAAACAGCCTCTCTAACTTCATTTTCAGTAAAAGGAGCCTCTAACAGCTCATTTTCCAAGGCAGTCACTTTCTCATCTACTCCCCAAAAATCTTGTCCTAACTTAACACGACTATCTTCTTCTTTACCTACAATTTTCTATAAAAATCAACAGCATGCTCAAGCATGCCTTTATTATCATCCATCCAACCATCAGGGCCTTCCAACCCAGAAATACGTTTTTTCCTATTTCTTTGATTTGCCACAGCTTGAAAATATGTTGTGTCTCTATCACCCTCTTTTACATTTTTATCCCTAGCTCTCTGTCTAGCTTTAATCTCCTCTAACTTCCAAATAGATTCTAGGTCTTTAACAATCTCCTTCATACTGTTTCTTTCCATCTCAGTAATAACAAAGTTCTCATATTTCAAGTCTAGCAGATCATACTCCTTAAGGAGTTCTAACTTTTGTTTTCTAACTTGTGCATTAATATTTACGGCCCACCCCTTAACCTTCTTTCTAACCAATCAACTAGCTACCTTTTTTATCTTGGGTATTTTATTACTTCCAAACCTCAAATGATTTTGTTATATGCGCAGCATGTGATGTTTTACGAATCTCAGTAGTCTTTTTTATGTCATTTTTAAACTACGTTTAGGGGCACTTGCTGTTAATTGGTTTGATTGGTCTCATGTTTTATGCTTTAGAATGTACTTTGTCATAGATTCGAAGAAATCACCTTAAGAAGCTTGTCTTTAATATCTACTAATATAGAAAACATCTGCCTCAACTTTTATCATGGGAGTTCATATGTTTACCTGAATAATATTCAGTACCCAAGCCACCCAACCCAAGCGTGACCTCCCCCGCCTTCCTTTTGCCCCATGTCCCCTCCCCCGTTGGTTTTTTCCtccgttttttttcttttcacccTTTTATTTTTTGGTCGTGGAGTGTTCCTTTTTTTCCCAATCGTGGGCAGTGCCAGTTCCTTCTCTGCTCGGCGGATGTGGCATCAGTGATGGCGCCCTCCGCCCCCTCCGCAACTGGCGGTACCGTACAGCTCCACCCACTCTGACCtcgatcctcctcctcctccctccatcCATCTCCTCCaccggaggcggtggcggcgctttATCCACAGGGCCCCTCCGCAGCGCTCCTCCGCCCCGTCCTACTTCCCGATGTTTGACGACTTCAGCCTTTGTCCCCACGATAGCGACGGATCAGGCGCAGTAGGCCTGCAGAGCAGCTGATTCCCATCATCTGGCTGTATCACTGGCTTCTCCCACCACCACAATGGCATTCAGTCCCCAGGTTGTCTTCCCTTTTGTTTTATTTGCTTTGCTTGTTTGGACATGCTATTGGTTCATATTTCAGTTTCGTTAGAGATTGTAGTATCAAATCAATTTCCTTTTTGTGTACACATCTATAAATTCTACTTGCCTGTGATCTATGTCAGATCCCAGAGATCGCCATCctgttttcaaaatccaatttACTCTGAATATTTATTAATTATGCTTACTGGTTAGAGCTAATAGTTTTATCAGTGTTATTTATCATCTTTTTATCAGTGCAGATCCCAGGCGCTTGCCATCAAAGCATCCTCCTCCATCTACTCCCCATCAAAACATGCACTTACAGTACTCATAAAAACTCACTTTACAACTTAAGTAACTAATATATTGAACGACGAATTAATATTTCATATATCAAAACACAGTCATAACAACTTAAGCTCACTATTGTTGGAAATGTATCAGATCAGTGCGCTTGTCTGCTGCCCTTGTTGCACTATTCTCGGACATCAAATAGTTAATGCTTCTGTTGCTTTTGTTAGTGTACTGCTATTCAGTTCAGTATACTGCTACTCATATTCATGTTCGATTCAGTTGGTAGTTTAAGATCAGTTTAGTCTATGAATTTTCAGGGGGATCAGTTCAGTCTATTGTCGAACTGGCTTCAGTTCAGTCTATTGTTCAGGTTCCAGAGGGATCAGTTCAGATGGCGTGCTAGTTTTGTCTATGtttatgcttcttttgttgcACTATTAAGTTTAGGTTTCAGTTAAGGAGAATCTAGTACGAGGAAATTCAAGTGACTGAGTCTATGGTCAATGTTTGTGAACATAAGTATGTTAAAGAAAACTTGGCAATGTCGTCTCTGCTACTTATTTGCATTTTATGCTACCCAGTTTTGAGTGTAGGTACTCAAATATATCTAGTagatatttataattttttttcttgGTTTTCTGCATTCTGATGAGTGACAAGAGTAAAAATTAAGTTTTGTGCTCTGAAAATCATTTGTTCGCACCAAAGCTCTTTGTACTGTTGCAACCATATAAACCTATTTGCAGCACTAATATTTGTAGTCATGATGAATTTTAACCATCACTGTTAGATTACCATAGTGTCTCCTTGGTTATTGTGTTAGTTACTCCTAATTACTCTGCTATGCGCCACCCTATGTGGGCTTAGCCCCTGGCCTTCCCAGGCTAAGGCTCTATATATTTGTAATCCCCGTGTAAACATAATCCAAGTCAGATTGGCATTCTGCCT
This DNA window, taken from Miscanthus floridulus cultivar M001 chromosome 13, ASM1932011v1, whole genome shotgun sequence, encodes the following:
- the LOC136499802 gene encoding uncharacterized protein, with the protein product MLRNARLENVKKALDYGEIESGTGLHQEMGLPRLRDTRWGSHYKTVCSIITMYEAIHDELVDLGDDPAYKDDWTKIHFVTGAFENFEFVFFAHLMYIILGYTNELSECLQRRDQDIFNAISLVNVAKKRMQKLRSDGWDNFLEKVTSFCDKHGVEVHAMDGYYVPYGKSARKARAQKQTNDDHFRREVYIGVIDQISQELDNRFDEINMELLSCMSAFSPSKSFASFDAQKLQYIMSQLQLHSCFECIRKYTMYMTEMWFEVPLRQDKRLSSASGRNFYIGSKEERWDNLFLSQR